In Candidatus Sodalis pierantonius str. SOPE, one DNA window encodes the following:
- a CDS encoding Nramp family divalent metal transporter: MVDSRAADNANRAARKVKLSLLGPAFIAAIGYIDPGNFATNIQAGASFGYRLLWVVVWANIMAMLIQLLSAKLGIATDKNLAEHIRDRFPRPAVWVYWVQAEIIAMATDLAEFIGAAIGFKMLLGVTLLQGAIITGVVTFLILMLQNRGQKPLEVVIGGLLLFVAAAYIAELFYSRPVLSELGAGMLWPTLPNGEAVFLAAGVLGATIMPHVIYLHSSLTQNSRVGSCAERYSSTKLDVAISMTIAGFVNLAMMATAAAAFHFSGHTGIADLDEAYLTLSPLLNHTAATVFGLSLVAAGLSSTVVGTMAGQVVMQGFVHFHIPLLLRRVITMLPSFVVILLGLDPTRILVMSQVLLSFGIALALVPLLVFTGNRQLMNELVNRPLINTLGWLIVAVVVTLNIYLLIGTTMGH, translated from the coding sequence ATGGTGGACAGCCGTGCTGCGGATAACGCCAATCGTGCAGCGAGAAAAGTAAAGCTCTCCCTACTCGGACCGGCTTTTATCGCCGCGATTGGGTATATCGATCCCGGTAATTTCGCTACAAATATTCAAGCCGGCGCCAGTTTTGGCTATCGGCTGCTGTGGGTGGTGGTATGGGCCAATATTATGGCGATGCTGATTCAGCTTTTGTCCGCCAAATTGGGGATCGCCACCGACAAGAATCTGGCTGAACATATCCGCGATCGTTTTCCCCGTCCGGCGGTCTGGGTCTATTGGGTACAGGCGGAAATCATCGCGATGGCCACCGATCTGGCGGAATTTATCGGCGCCGCCATCGGCTTTAAAATGCTGCTGGGGGTAACGCTGCTTCAGGGCGCGATAATTACCGGCGTTGTCACCTTTTTAATCTTGATGCTGCAAAATCGCGGGCAAAAACCGCTTGAAGTCGTGATAGGCGGCCTGCTGCTGTTTGTCGCCGCCGCCTATATCGCCGAGTTGTTTTATTCCCGTCCGGTGCTGAGCGAATTGGGCGCCGGCATGCTCTGGCCGACGCTGCCCAACGGCGAAGCGGTATTCTTGGCCGCCGGGGTGTTGGGCGCCACCATCATGCCGCACGTGATTTATTTGCACTCCTCGCTAACCCAGAACAGCCGCGTGGGCAGCTGCGCCGAACGTTACTCTTCCACTAAACTGGATGTGGCCATCTCCATGACGATTGCCGGGTTCGTCAATCTGGCGATGATGGCGACCGCGGCGGCGGCGTTCCATTTCAGCGGACATACCGGTATCGCCGATTTGGATGAAGCCTACTTGACGTTGTCACCGTTGCTCAACCATACCGCCGCTACGGTGTTCGGTTTGAGTCTGGTCGCGGCGGGGCTCTCCTCCACGGTGGTAGGCACGATGGCCGGCCAGGTGGTGATGCAGGGGTTTGTGCATTTCCATATCCCGCTGCTGCTGCGGCGGGTGATAACCATGCTGCCGTCGTTCGTAGTCATTCTGCTGGGGCTGGATCCGACGCGCATCCTGGTGATGAGCCAGGTGCTGCTCAGCTTCGGCATCGCGCTGGCGCTCGTGCCGCTGCTGGTCTTCACCGGCAACCGCCAGCTGATGAACGAATTGGTTAATAGGCCGCTCATTAACACGCTGGGCTGGCTTATCGTGGCGGTGGTCGTCACGCTGAATATCTACTTGTTGATCGGCACCACCATGGGGCATTAG